The Chryseobacterium aureum genome contains a region encoding:
- the mreC gene encoding rod shape-determining protein MreC — MGFLLRLFSKNTLFVFFIFLQIIALVLIFSRNAMQKSWIAGQTAAFNSWVSGYIDEGVSYLKLKQINEDLVVQNKALMTELYGKDGAKTPVFKRVHDTIGGGQIYTFVDGEIVFNSINRRNNYFTINRGRRDGVFPQMGVMAPRGIAGIVINSTDSYALVQSVLSVNKIRINAALKNSGYFGTLTWNGDNSRVMHLADIPKYVALKVGDTVVTDGKSAIFPKGVTIGTIAGYSVDNKTGFWDISVELSEKMGALNKVYVVKNLKKAEVQKIQDTMQAVIKKEND; from the coding sequence ATGGGATTTTTGCTGAGATTATTTTCGAAGAATACTCTTTTCGTCTTCTTTATATTCCTGCAAATTATTGCTCTGGTTTTGATATTCTCCAGAAATGCCATGCAGAAATCCTGGATAGCAGGGCAGACTGCTGCTTTCAATTCCTGGGTTTCCGGATATATTGATGAAGGCGTTTCTTATCTGAAGCTGAAACAGATCAATGAAGATCTTGTGGTTCAGAATAAAGCCCTTATGACTGAACTTTATGGAAAAGACGGAGCAAAAACTCCTGTTTTCAAAAGAGTTCATGACACTATTGGTGGCGGGCAGATCTACACTTTTGTTGATGGTGAAATTGTTTTCAACAGTATCAACAGAAGAAATAACTATTTTACAATCAACCGTGGCCGCAGAGATGGGGTCTTCCCTCAGATGGGGGTGATGGCGCCAAGAGGTATTGCGGGAATTGTAATCAATTCTACAGACAGTTATGCATTGGTTCAGTCGGTCCTAAGTGTAAACAAGATCAGAATAAATGCAGCACTTAAAAACTCAGGATATTTCGGTACTTTAACATGGAATGGAGATAACTCCAGGGTAATGCACCTTGCAGATATTCCAAAATATGTAGCCCTGAAGGTAGGAGATACGGTGGTTACAGACGGTAAATCGGCCATCTTCCCTAAAGGAGTTACTATTGGTACCATTGCAGGATATTCTGTAGATAATAAAACCGGCTTCTGGGACATTTCCGTGGAGCTGAGTGAAAAAATGGGAGCGTTGAATAAAGTGTATGTAGTGAAGAATCTTAAGAAAGCAGAAGTGCAGAAGATTCAGGACACTATGCAGGCTGTAATAAAAAAAGAAAATGATTAG
- a CDS encoding penicillin-binding transpeptidase domain-containing protein has translation MNTRYLKIFSILVTIALIFVARLAYLQLFTDRYALNAANTSIKTEYIIPQRGVIFDRNGKIMVGNQPAYEISFTQALMRPDFDTLGFCSLMKISKTDFIKRIDVIKKEKYYSKLTPMTFFKDLSREDIARVQEIIFKYPAFNIVQRPQRQYEVSTSGNLLGYTSEVNEREIKKDSAYYLPGDFIGKTGVEKSYEKELRGVKGVKYIQKDIRLRNIGSYKNGSLDKDVITGKDITLTIDYDLQRTAEEMLVNKHGAIVALDPNNGEVLVAATGPDIDPNLFTGPNKSKNLYALSKDTLYENKPTFDRALQAGYPPGSTFKLLTALAAMQMGVMDEKTIFPCGGGFFYKGKRIKGHGGADPLIPSIQVSSNCFFTYAFIAIIKKYPGNPSKGVDEWKKIMSSFGVGEFLNNDFAVGARGRIPSGDFYEKRFKAIMKASGSQRTDFKNWDEMSTGAIYNGMGQGDVLVTPIQLANYVGAIANRGWYYTPHIVKAIDGKPNPDPRFKVKHKTLVDPKHFEPVLKGMEAVVLRGTARGLKSNDFTQLAKTGTAQVPQGKDNSIFVLIAPAEKPKIVVVAVMEHAGFGATWAGPACTVIAEKYITGDLKRENLYKKMITSSFMPEYKRQWIADLKRKGLYVDPKPDSIKQKRIKDSLEQVKQQKAKLQKKIEEETKKNNTAKKTVKQ, from the coding sequence TTGAACACACGTTATTTAAAAATTTTTTCCATCCTTGTTACCATCGCCCTTATTTTTGTGGCGAGGCTTGCTTATTTGCAGTTGTTTACAGACCGTTATGCATTAAATGCGGCCAATACCTCCATCAAAACAGAATATATTATTCCGCAGCGTGGTGTTATTTTTGACCGAAACGGAAAAATCATGGTAGGAAACCAGCCTGCTTATGAAATTTCTTTTACCCAGGCATTAATGAGACCGGATTTTGATACACTCGGATTCTGTAGTCTGATGAAGATTTCCAAGACAGATTTTATCAAAAGAATTGATGTTATCAAAAAGGAGAAGTATTATTCCAAACTTACTCCTATGACCTTCTTTAAAGATCTGAGCAGAGAAGATATTGCAAGAGTGCAGGAAATTATTTTTAAATATCCGGCTTTTAATATTGTGCAAAGACCTCAGCGTCAGTATGAGGTTTCCACGTCTGGTAACCTTCTGGGATATACCAGTGAGGTCAATGAACGTGAAATTAAAAAAGATTCCGCCTACTATTTGCCGGGAGACTTTATCGGGAAAACAGGCGTTGAAAAATCTTATGAAAAAGAACTTCGTGGAGTAAAAGGAGTGAAATACATCCAAAAAGACATCAGACTCCGGAATATTGGGTCCTATAAAAACGGATCTCTGGATAAGGATGTAATTACCGGAAAGGATATTACCCTAACCATTGATTATGACCTTCAGAGAACGGCCGAAGAAATGCTGGTTAATAAACACGGAGCAATCGTTGCCCTGGATCCTAATAATGGAGAAGTATTAGTAGCTGCTACCGGGCCGGATATTGATCCGAACCTTTTCACAGGACCTAATAAATCAAAAAATTTATATGCCCTGTCAAAAGACACGCTTTATGAAAATAAACCTACTTTTGACCGCGCATTGCAGGCAGGATATCCTCCCGGGTCAACTTTCAAGTTATTGACCGCCTTAGCAGCAATGCAGATGGGAGTGATGGATGAAAAAACTATTTTCCCTTGTGGAGGCGGTTTTTTCTATAAAGGAAAAAGAATTAAAGGTCATGGTGGAGCAGATCCGCTTATTCCTTCCATTCAGGTTTCCAGTAACTGTTTTTTCACGTATGCATTTATTGCCATTATCAAAAAATATCCAGGCAACCCTTCAAAAGGTGTTGATGAATGGAAAAAGATCATGAGCAGTTTTGGTGTGGGAGAATTTTTGAATAACGACTTTGCTGTGGGTGCAAGAGGAAGAATCCCTTCAGGAGATTTTTACGAGAAAAGATTTAAAGCCATCATGAAAGCCAGTGGTTCCCAAAGAACTGATTTTAAAAACTGGGACGAAATGTCAACCGGTGCTATTTATAACGGAATGGGGCAGGGGGACGTTTTGGTAACGCCTATTCAGCTGGCCAATTATGTTGGTGCTATTGCTAATAGAGGCTGGTATTATACCCCCCATATTGTAAAGGCAATTGACGGCAAACCCAATCCTGATCCTAGATTTAAAGTAAAACATAAAACGCTGGTGGATCCAAAACACTTTGAACCTGTTTTAAAAGGGATGGAAGCTGTAGTTTTGAGAGGAACTGCAAGAGGACTGAAATCCAATGATTTTACGCAATTAGCCAAAACAGGTACTGCACAGGTACCGCAGGGAAAGGATAATTCGATCTTCGTACTGATTGCTCCCGCTGAAAAGCCAAAAATTGTTGTAGTTGCCGTAATGGAGCATGCCGGATTCGGAGCCACATGGGCTGGGCCGGCCTGTACAGTGATTGCTGAAAAATATATTACAGGTGATCTGAAAAGAGAAAATCTGTACAAAAAGATGATCACTTCGAGTTTCATGCCTGAGTACAAAAGGCAATGGATTGCAGATTTAAAGCGAAAAGGACTCTATGTGGATCCTAAACCTGATTCAATTAAACAAAAAAGAATTAAGGACAGTCTGGAGCAGGTGAAGCAGCAAAAAGCGAAACTGCAAAAGAAAATAGAAGAGGAAACTAAAAAAAATAATACTGCTAAAAAAACTGTGAAGCAATGA
- the rodA gene encoding rod shape-determining protein RodA — MKWTEGIDKLGLGLYFLLCIFAIANIYSVDQKLGEKQLIFFCISLFVGLVIFVSRSKFFENMAGIIYIGGVLLLIGLFPFGKEILGQKNWYKFGSFTMQPVEFAKIGTALMLANYVSGPDFNLKNKKSLWTTLAIIGIPAAVVLAIPDVGSMLVFIAFFIALYREGLSGLLFGIGFIFAGVFLISLAIPPIYVAVAVLLIAGVLIAMNYHRMSWDVITISGIAGSVLLLCGLAFGSPYILEKLPKHQRERIEVLYKGEKAFRDTSGYNLLYSKTAIGSGGIWGKGYREGSVTQGKFVPEQETDYIFCTVGEEWGFVGSAVLIFCYMIYIGRIYYLAEQQKSTFNRVFGYCFASILLMHFSINLGMVMGLFPTVGIPLPYFSYGGSSLLAFSMMTFIFFKLNYSDKNSLV, encoded by the coding sequence ATGAAATGGACAGAAGGAATAGATAAACTGGGCCTTGGGCTGTACTTCCTGCTTTGCATTTTTGCCATTGCAAATATTTACAGTGTTGACCAGAAACTGGGGGAGAAACAGCTAATATTTTTCTGTATTTCGCTTTTTGTAGGGCTTGTCATTTTTGTCAGCAGAAGTAAGTTCTTTGAGAATATGGCCGGGATTATTTATATCGGCGGTGTTCTGCTGCTGATCGGACTTTTCCCGTTTGGCAAAGAAATCCTTGGGCAGAAGAACTGGTATAAGTTTGGAAGTTTTACCATGCAGCCTGTAGAATTTGCAAAAATAGGGACCGCACTTATGCTGGCTAACTATGTTTCCGGACCTGATTTTAATCTTAAAAATAAAAAGTCCTTATGGACTACCTTAGCCATTATTGGTATTCCGGCAGCTGTGGTTCTTGCCATTCCGGATGTGGGGTCCATGCTTGTATTTATTGCATTCTTCATTGCCCTGTACAGAGAAGGACTGAGCGGGCTTTTATTCGGGATAGGATTTATTTTTGCCGGTGTCTTTCTGATTTCATTAGCCATTCCACCCATTTATGTTGCAGTAGCCGTTTTGCTAATTGCCGGTGTTCTGATTGCGATGAATTATCACAGGATGTCCTGGGATGTAATTACGATTTCAGGAATTGCAGGATCTGTTCTTTTGCTGTGCGGACTGGCTTTCGGGTCTCCCTATATTTTAGAAAAACTGCCTAAGCACCAGAGAGAAAGAATTGAAGTTCTTTATAAAGGTGAAAAAGCTTTCAGAGATACTTCAGGGTATAATTTATTATACTCCAAAACAGCGATCGGATCTGGAGGCATCTGGGGAAAAGGTTACCGTGAAGGATCTGTTACCCAGGGGAAATTTGTACCGGAGCAGGAAACAGATTATATCTTTTGTACGGTAGGAGAAGAATGGGGTTTTGTAGGAAGTGCCGTTCTTATCTTTTGTTATATGATTTACATCGGAAGGATATACTATCTGGCAGAACAGCAGAAATCCACTTTTAACCGCGTATTCGGCTATTGCTTTGCATCGATTCTGCTTATGCACTTTTCCATCAATTTAGGGATGGTTATGGGGCTTTTCCCTACTGTTGGGATTCCGCTTCCGTATTTCAGTTATGGAGGAAGTTCTTTACTGGCCTTTTCTATGATGACTTTTATCTTCTTTAAACTGAATTATTCGGATAAGAATAGCTTGGTGTAA
- a CDS encoding pentapeptide repeat-containing protein, which yields MKQSYFSDENFENKDFTQHALEKREYENCTFRNCNFEYGNLSGSSFTDCEFIECNLSMTKLVKTSFHDVIFKECKMLGLQFSDCNPFGLSFKFEGSVLNNSVFYQTSIKKTVFKDSTLIEADFTECDLSGAVFSSCDLSGAVFDATNLEKTDFRTSVNYSIDPALNKLKKARFSLSEIYGLLYKLDIEIDKNS from the coding sequence ATGAAACAATCCTATTTCTCGGACGAAAATTTTGAGAACAAAGATTTTACACAGCATGCTTTAGAAAAAAGGGAGTACGAAAACTGTACCTTCAGAAATTGTAATTTTGAATATGGAAACCTATCCGGTTCCAGCTTTACAGATTGTGAATTTATCGAATGCAATCTCAGCATGACAAAGCTCGTGAAAACTTCTTTTCATGATGTGATTTTTAAAGAATGCAAAATGCTTGGGCTTCAGTTTAGCGATTGTAATCCGTTCGGATTATCATTTAAATTTGAAGGTAGTGTCTTAAATAATTCAGTCTTTTATCAGACCTCCATTAAGAAAACAGTTTTCAAAGATTCTACATTAATAGAGGCCGATTTTACCGAATGCGATTTATCAGGCGCAGTCTTCAGTAGCTGTGATCTGTCAGGTGCTGTTTTTGATGCCACTAATCTCGAAAAAACAGATTTCCGAACCTCAGTTAACTATTCAATAGATCCGGCTTTAAATAAGCTTAAAAAAGCCAGATTCTCACTTTCCGAAATCTATGGTCTTTTATATAAACTGGATATTGAAATTGATAAGAACAGCTAA
- a CDS encoding C40 family peptidase encodes MKKRVLFYLVAIVTTVSLQSCATNYVVSKPATYTKEYKTDAKLASIDNKKMEQDKQRLIDSFLAEKAASIASAKKAVNNSEIAKVIKHNKTIDGILEEAETYLGTPYRYGGTTRNGIDCSAFVLSVFGAAAGLSLPRVAASQAQEGERIEKGELQKGDLIFFSHGRRISHVGIVESVTEEGEIKFIHAATSKGVMISSLNDSYWGPKFRFAKRVINEEGKAYNNLAAATLPTPANF; translated from the coding sequence ATGAAGAAAAGAGTTTTGTTTTATTTAGTTGCTATCGTTACTACAGTTTCATTGCAATCGTGTGCTACAAATTATGTGGTTTCAAAACCAGCAACTTACACAAAAGAGTACAAAACAGATGCCAAACTAGCTTCTATAGATAACAAAAAAATGGAGCAGGATAAGCAGAGACTTATCGACTCTTTCCTGGCTGAAAAGGCGGCATCTATTGCCAGTGCTAAAAAAGCAGTTAATAATTCTGAGATTGCGAAAGTAATCAAACATAATAAAACCATTGACGGTATCCTTGAAGAAGCTGAAACATACCTTGGGACTCCTTACAGATACGGAGGGACAACCAGAAACGGTATAGATTGTTCAGCTTTTGTTCTATCTGTATTCGGAGCAGCAGCAGGTCTTAGCTTACCAAGAGTAGCAGCATCTCAGGCTCAGGAGGGAGAAAGAATCGAAAAAGGAGAACTGCAGAAAGGAGATTTGATTTTCTTTTCTCATGGAAGAAGAATTTCTCACGTAGGTATTGTAGAAAGTGTTACTGAAGAGGGTGAGATCAAGTTTATCCACGCAGCAACATCAAAAGGAGTAATGATTTCTTCACTGAATGATTCTTATTGGGGACCTAAATTCAGATTCGCCAAAAGAGTGATTAATGAAGAAGGAAAAGCTTACAATAACTTAGCAGCCGCTACTCTTCCTACACCTGCAAATTTTTAA
- a CDS encoding efflux RND transporter periplasmic adaptor subunit has product MNRLYQYLIPAVLMFSLQSCGHEEKKEVKKTEESSSSEIETVNPRQEDFSSSTAIPGELQPYQKVDVYAKVSSFVKKLYVDVGNEVTAGQLLATLEAPEINSQQSAASSALKSKEALYIASKAKYDRLKETSKTPGTISALDLEQALAAQKSDLAQLEAAKASYREVADVKNYLQIRAPFSGNIATRNVSAGAYVGPSGKGSDLPMFSLVQQDRLRLVVNVPESYTGLLNKNGAIQFSIQSIPGETFTAKVSRFAGALDNKLRSQWVEMDVYNKDKRLLPGMVANVILPLSENSKSLSVPSSAVLNSTLGVFVIKVEKNTAHWVPVTSGIANGETTTVIGQLSPSDVIVKNASEEIRDGQNIRIKAPK; this is encoded by the coding sequence ATGAACAGATTATATCAATATTTAATTCCGGCAGTACTGATGTTCAGCCTACAAAGTTGTGGACACGAGGAGAAGAAAGAAGTTAAAAAGACGGAGGAATCCTCTTCATCGGAAATTGAAACGGTAAATCCCAGACAGGAAGATTTTTCCTCCTCTACCGCTATTCCGGGAGAATTGCAGCCCTATCAGAAGGTGGATGTGTACGCAAAGGTAAGCAGCTTTGTTAAAAAACTATATGTGGATGTTGGAAATGAAGTAACAGCAGGCCAGTTACTGGCTACTTTGGAAGCACCTGAAATCAATTCTCAGCAAAGTGCAGCTTCATCAGCTTTAAAATCAAAAGAAGCCCTTTACATTGCCAGTAAAGCGAAATATGACCGTTTAAAAGAGACGAGCAAAACACCGGGAACAATTTCTGCTCTTGATCTTGAGCAGGCCCTAGCCGCACAGAAATCTGATCTTGCCCAATTGGAGGCAGCAAAAGCATCCTACCGGGAAGTTGCTGATGTTAAAAATTATCTGCAGATCAGGGCTCCCTTCAGTGGGAATATCGCTACCAGAAATGTAAGTGCAGGGGCGTATGTGGGACCATCAGGAAAAGGATCTGACCTTCCTATGTTCAGTCTTGTACAGCAGGACAGATTACGTCTCGTGGTGAATGTTCCGGAATCTTACACCGGATTACTGAATAAAAACGGAGCTATTCAATTCTCCATCCAGTCTATTCCCGGAGAAACATTTACGGCAAAAGTATCACGATTTGCGGGAGCACTAGATAACAAACTACGTTCACAATGGGTGGAAATGGATGTGTATAACAAAGATAAAAGGCTTCTTCCGGGGATGGTGGCCAACGTTATTCTCCCTTTAAGCGAAAACAGTAAATCATTGTCTGTTCCTTCTTCAGCTGTACTCAATTCTACTTTGGGTGTATTCGTCATTAAAGTAGAAAAAAATACAGCTCATTGGGTCCCTGTTACATCAGGAATTGCTAATGGTGAGACCACAACAGTTATTGGACAGCTGTCACCAAGCGATGTAATTGTTAAGAATGCATCGGAGGAAATCCGGGATGGGCAGAATATTAGAATTAAAGCCCCGAAATAG
- a CDS encoding efflux RND transporter permease subunit: MNLIRFALRKPITILVIVAGLFFFGIRSMNSIKVDIFPKLDLPVIYVSHPFSGYTPQQMEAFFAKQYINIFLFVNGIKSIETKNIQGLTLMKINFYPGTDMAQAAAELNSFSTRIQAAFPPGSNPPFIIRFDASTLPVGQLVLSSDKRSNNELLDLANVYVRSTFTSIPGIVSSPPFGGNIRTVVINANPDLLRQHNMTPDQLVEALRLNNQTAPSGNVRIGDKYYITPTNTMIKNVKDFENIPLYKGSVQNLYLRDVATVTDGADMTSGYALVNGRRSVYLSIAKSADASTWDVVQNLKKQLPQIQSNLPDDVKVSFEFDQSTYVINSVKSLLSEGTIGAILTGLMVILFLGDIRGALIVILTIPTSIISAVLFLNLFGQTINIMTLSGLALAIGILVDESTVTIENIHQHLDMGKPKSLAVWDACKEIAFPKLLILFCILAVFAPAFTMGGIPGSLFLPLALAIGFSMIVSYFLAQTFVPVMANWIMKVKHHKAKDGHVLTDSEELERAGLTDESDTWSQKEVLLQTEDSNRDGKVSMFERIRFRYLKFLDRIMPYRKILVSAYIILMMAMVALFLNSIGRDVLPQVNGTQFQVRTRIPDGTRIEKNELQTLKLLDGIKEIVGKDNVSITSAYVGTHPTLFSVSPIYLWMAGSHETVLQVGLNEDYHTNMDDLKDKIREKAKTINPDMKLSFEPIELTEKILSQGSPTPIEVRLAGRDKSVNEAYAKKIEAELKKIPYLRDVQIGQSIKYPALDINVDRVRAAQLGIDMSDVSRSLVASTSSSRFTEKNIWTDEKAGYSYNVQVQIPENKMNSKEEIAGIPLQKNSNRPNLGDVATIKNSFTYGETDNLGAMPTLTVTANLNHTDLGTASRDVQKVIDHIGELPRGLNVQLIGLSQTLNETLSSLQYSLIIAIVVIFLMLAANFQSFKVSGVVLVTAPAVLVGSLALLIISGSTLNLQSYMGIIMSVGVSISNAVLLITNAEQLRKHNGNALLSAREAAALRLRPIVMTALAMVVGMIPMALGLGEAGDQVSPLGRAVIGGLVASTFAALFILPLAFAWGQGKATTQSVSLDPEDEESIHFMPEIIK, encoded by the coding sequence ATGAACTTAATAAGATTTGCACTAAGAAAACCCATTACGATTTTGGTGATTGTCGCCGGGCTGTTTTTCTTCGGAATCCGGTCTATGAACTCCATTAAAGTCGATATTTTCCCCAAGCTGGATTTACCGGTAATTTATGTTTCCCATCCTTTCAGCGGATATACCCCACAGCAGATGGAAGCATTTTTTGCCAAACAATACATCAATATTTTCCTTTTTGTGAACGGGATTAAAAGTATTGAAACCAAAAATATTCAGGGTCTCACGTTAATGAAGATTAATTTCTATCCCGGTACCGATATGGCACAGGCTGCTGCAGAATTAAATTCATTTTCCACCAGGATCCAGGCTGCTTTTCCGCCAGGATCCAACCCTCCTTTCATTATTCGTTTTGATGCATCCACACTTCCTGTGGGGCAACTTGTACTGAGCAGTGATAAAAGGTCAAATAATGAACTGCTTGATCTTGCCAACGTGTATGTCCGTTCCACATTTACTTCCATTCCGGGAATTGTCTCATCACCTCCCTTTGGAGGAAATATCCGGACAGTGGTTATCAATGCAAATCCAGACTTGCTCCGGCAGCACAATATGACTCCTGATCAGCTTGTGGAAGCACTTCGTCTCAACAACCAGACTGCCCCTTCCGGAAATGTAAGAATCGGAGACAAATATTACATCACTCCCACCAATACGATGATTAAAAATGTCAAGGATTTCGAGAATATTCCTTTATACAAAGGCAGTGTTCAAAATCTTTATTTAAGGGACGTTGCCACCGTTACTGACGGAGCAGATATGACCTCCGGTTATGCTCTGGTAAACGGACGCCGTTCCGTATATCTGAGTATTGCCAAAAGTGCCGATGCTTCCACATGGGATGTTGTGCAGAATTTAAAGAAACAACTGCCCCAGATTCAGTCTAACCTTCCGGATGATGTGAAAGTCAGCTTTGAATTTGACCAATCGACGTACGTCATCAATTCTGTTAAAAGTTTATTGAGCGAAGGAACTATCGGAGCCATACTTACGGGCCTGATGGTAATTTTATTTCTCGGTGACATCAGGGGAGCTTTGATTGTAATCCTCACTATTCCCACTTCTATTATTTCGGCGGTTTTATTTCTGAATCTATTCGGTCAGACTATTAATATTATGACCCTAAGCGGACTTGCCCTCGCTATTGGAATTCTCGTGGATGAAAGTACCGTTACCATAGAAAATATCCACCAGCATCTGGACATGGGAAAACCCAAATCTCTCGCCGTCTGGGATGCCTGTAAAGAAATTGCCTTTCCCAAACTGCTCATCCTATTTTGTATTCTTGCCGTTTTTGCACCGGCATTTACGATGGGAGGAATTCCGGGATCACTGTTCCTGCCTCTTGCGCTGGCCATTGGTTTTAGTATGATTGTTTCCTATTTCCTAGCACAGACTTTCGTTCCTGTCATGGCAAACTGGATTATGAAAGTGAAGCACCACAAAGCAAAAGACGGACATGTTCTGACAGATTCTGAAGAACTTGAGAGAGCAGGATTAACTGATGAAAGTGATACATGGAGCCAGAAAGAAGTTCTGCTGCAAACCGAAGACAGCAACCGTGACGGGAAAGTAAGCATGTTCGAGAGAATAAGGTTCCGCTATCTGAAGTTTTTAGACAGAATTATGCCGTACAGAAAAATTCTGGTTTCTGCTTATATTATATTGATGATGGCAATGGTAGCCCTGTTCTTAAACAGTATAGGAAGAGATGTTTTACCACAGGTGAACGGAACTCAGTTTCAGGTAAGAACAAGAATTCCGGATGGAACAAGGATAGAAAAAAATGAGCTTCAGACCTTAAAATTATTAGACGGCATCAAAGAAATTGTTGGTAAAGACAATGTTTCAATCACCTCTGCCTATGTGGGAACCCACCCTACTCTTTTCTCAGTAAGCCCTATTTACCTATGGATGGCAGGCTCTCATGAAACCGTTTTACAGGTTGGGTTAAATGAAGACTACCATACCAACATGGATGATCTGAAAGACAAAATCCGGGAGAAAGCAAAAACCATTAATCCGGATATGAAATTATCTTTTGAACCTATCGAATTAACCGAAAAAATTCTGAGCCAGGGATCGCCTACTCCCATTGAAGTAAGATTGGCCGGAAGAGATAAAAGTGTAAACGAAGCGTATGCTAAAAAAATAGAAGCTGAACTAAAAAAAATACCGTATTTAAGAGATGTTCAGATAGGTCAGTCTATAAAATATCCTGCACTTGACATCAATGTAGACCGGGTTCGCGCAGCCCAGCTGGGTATTGATATGTCTGACGTTTCACGGTCTTTGGTAGCTTCCACCTCATCATCAAGATTTACGGAAAAAAATATCTGGACCGATGAAAAAGCGGGCTACAGCTACAACGTACAGGTTCAGATTCCTGAAAATAAAATGAACAGCAAAGAGGAAATTGCAGGAATTCCGCTGCAGAAAAACTCCAATAGACCGAATCTGGGTGATGTGGCTACCATTAAAAACAGCTTCACCTATGGAGAAACCGACAACCTCGGAGCAATGCCGACCCTTACTGTTACAGCCAATCTTAATCATACCGATTTGGGAACTGCTTCAAGAGATGTTCAAAAGGTAATTGATCATATCGGAGAACTTCCGAGAGGTCTTAATGTTCAGCTGATAGGTTTAAGCCAGACCTTAAACGAAACATTAAGCAGCTTACAATATAGTTTGATCATTGCTATCGTTGTGATATTCCTGATGCTTGCCGCTAACTTCCAGTCTTTTAAAGTTTCAGGAGTTGTATTGGTAACAGCACCAGCCGTTTTAGTGGGCTCTTTAGCGTTATTAATAATCAGTGGATCAACACTCAATCTTCAATCTTATATGGGAATCATCATGTCTGTGGGAGTTTCTATTTCCAATGCCGTACTGCTGATCACCAATGCAGAACAGCTGAGAAAACATAACGGAAATGCTTTACTTTCTGCCAGAGAAGCCGCGGCGCTGAGGTTAAGGCCCATTGTAATGACCGCTCTGGCAATGGTTGTGGGTATGATTCCTATGGCATTAGGATTAGGAGAGGCCGGAGATCAGGTTTCCCCATTGGGAAGAGCCGTAATCGGAGGTTTGGTAGCCTCTACTTTTGCTGCGCTTTTCATCCTTCCGCTGGCATTTGCCTGGGGACAAGGAAAAGCGACTACTCAAAGCGTTTCTCTTGATCCTGAAGATGAGGAAAGCATACACTTTATGCCTGAAATTATAAAATAA